GAGGGCAACTTCAAGGTGGAGGGCGACCTCCGACGCGAGGTCGCCGCCGACATCCGCCGCAAGGTCGAGATCGGCAGCTACGAGGGCATCCGCCACCGCCGCGGCCTCCCTGTCCACGGGCAGCGCACGAAGACCAACGCTCGCACCCGCAAGGGCCCGAAGCGCACCGTAGCCGGCAAGAAGAAGGCGCGCTAGGCCTCTCGGCCCGCGCCTCGCCACCCGTAGACACAGGAGAATTCCATGGCAGCACCCAAGTCGGCTGTTCGCAAGCCGCGCCGCAAGGACAAGAAGAACATCGCCGTGGGCCAGGCCCACATCAAGAGCACCTTCAACAACACCATCGTCTCGATCACGGACCCGACCGGCGCCGTCATCAGCTGGGCGTCCTCGGGCGTCGTCGGCTACAACGGCTCGCGCAAGTCGACGCCGTTCGCCGCTCAGCTCGCCGCCGAGTCGGCCGCCCGCCAGGCACAGGAGCACGGCATGAAGAAGGTCGACGTGTTCGTCAAGGGACCCGGCTCCGGCCGCGAGACCGCGATCCGCTCGCTCCAGGCCGCCGGCCTCGAGGTGGGCTCGATCAACGACGTCACCCCGCAGGCGCACAACGGCTGCCGCCCGCCCAAGCGCCGCCGCGTCTAGCTCGCGCTGATCGGCCGCTGCCGTCCCGCTCCGTCAGGAGGGGACGGCGTCGGCCGATCCGCCGTGTGTCCGTTCGACCAATTTACTACCCGCCCGGGCCGCCACCCGGGGGGCATCGCAGGCGTCATATAGCGGACGCCTCGCCGAAAGGAAACAACACAGTGCTCATTGCGCAGCGCCCCACCCTCACCGAGGAGTCCATCTCGGAGTTCCGCTCGCGGTTCGTCATCGAGCCGCTCGAGCCCGGCTTCGGCTACACGCTCGGCAACTCGCTCCGCCGCACCCTCCTGTCGTCCATCCCCGGCGCGGCCGTCACCAGCATCCGGATCGACGGCGTGCTGCACGAGTTCAGCACCGTCCCCGGCGTGAAGGAGGACGTGACCGAGATCATCCTCAACATCAAGGGCCTCGTCGTCTCCAGCGAGCACGACGAGCCGATCACCGCGTACCTGCGCAAGCAGGGTGCGGGCCAGGTCACGGCCGCCGACATCTCGGCTCCGGCCGGCGTCGAGATCCACAACCCCGAGCTCGTCATCGCCACGCTCAACGAGAAGGCGAAGTTCGAGCTGGAGCTGACGATCGAGCGCGGTCGCGGCTACGTCTCGGCGACCCAGAACCGCAGCGAGTTCAGCGAGGCTGGCCAGATCCCGGTCGACTCCATCTACTCGCCCGTGCTCAAGGTCACCTACCGCGTCGAGGCCACCCGTGCCGGCGAGCGCACCGACTTCGACCGCCTCGTGGTCGACGTCGAGACGAAGTCGGCCATCACGCCGCGCGACGCCATCGCGTCCGCCGGTCGCACGCTCACCGAGCTGTTCGGCCTGGCGCGGGAGCTCAACTCGGCCGCAGAGGGCATCGAGATCGGCCCCGCGCCGGTCGACGCCGTCCTCAGCTCCGAGCTGTCGATGCCCATCGAGGACCTCGACCTCTCGGTGCGGTCGTACAACTGCCTCAAGCGCGAGGGCATCCACAACGTCAGCGAGCTCGTCGCCCTCTCGGAGACGCAGCTCATGAACATCCGCAACTTCGGACAGAAGTCGGTGGATGAGGTCAAGGACAAGCTGGTCGAGCTCGGTCTGTCGCTGAAGGACGCCGTCCCCGGCTTCGACGGCGCGCACTACTACAGCTACGACGAGGACGAGACCACCACCAACTGACCCGTCCGGCCTCGGCCCGACGCCTTCTTTCGACACCTACGGAGACAAGACCATGCCCAAGCCCACCAAGGGTCCCCGCCTCGGAGGCGGTCCGGCGCACGAGCGCCTGATGCTCGCGAACCTGGCCCAGAGCCTCTTCGAGCACAAGTCCATCAAGACGACCGAGACGAAGGCCAAGCGCCTGCGTCCCGTCGCCGAGCGCCTCGTGACGTTCGCCAAGCGCGGCGACCTGCACGCCCGCCGCCGCGTCATGGGGATCATCCCCTCGAAGAGCGTCGTGCACGAGCTCTTCACGGAGATCGCCCCCCTCGTCGCCGAGCGCGACGGCGGCTACACCCGCATCACGAAGCTCGGCTTCCGCAAGGGCGACAACGCCCCCATGGTGCAGATCGAGCTCGTGCTCGAGCCCGTGACCCCGAAGGTCCGCTCGTCGCGCACCTCCACCGCGACGGCTCCGGTCGCCGCGGCCCCGGTCGCCGAGGCGCCCGCGGAGGAGTCCGACGTGCCGGTCGAGGAGACCGACGCCGTCGAGCACACCGACGAGACCCCCGCGGAGACGACCGACGCGGCCGCCGCCGAGGTCGAGGCTGACGCCGCGGAGAAGTCCGACAAGTAGCACCGCACCACCCTGAGAGCCCCCGCCGCCCTGCGCGTCGGGGGCTCTCGTGCGTCCGGGCCGCCCGGTCGCCCGCATGGCCCCGGTACCCTGGCTGGATGACCGACAGCAGCACGACCATGCCGGACGACCCCTCCTCCAGCGCACCGATCCCGCTCCCCGAGGGGCCGGACGGGATCACCTGGCGCCCCATGGCGCATGCGGACGTCGACGCGCTCGTCGAGCTCCAGGGCCTCCTGGCCGACGCCGACCACCCCGATCACCGCCCCACCCGCGACGAGGTCGTCATGTCCATGGGGTTCTCCTACGTCGACCTGGCACGCGACGCCATCGTCGCCTTCGACGCGGACGGGCGCCTGGCGGCCGAGGGCTCCGCCATCGTCAAGCCCGACGACGAGACCGTCGTGCGCGGCCACATCTCCGGCGGCGTCCGTCCCGACCTCCGCCGCCGCGGCATCGGCGGGCGCCTGCTCGACTGGCAGATCGCGCGCGCGACGCAGGCGCTCGAGGTCGCGCAGCCGGCGGACCACATCGAGGGCCCCGTCCCGACCCGCATCGGCGTCGAGTTCCCCGACGATTCCGCCGGCGCGACCGCCCTGGCGACGTCGCGCGGCTTCACGCCCAGCCGCTACTTCATCGAGATGCACCGGGATCTCCGGGCCGAGTTCCCCGACGTGCCGGCGCCCGAGCGGCTCCGACTCATCCCCGTCTCCCGCGATTGGTGGGAGCGCACCCGGCTCGCCAAAAACGACGTGTTCCGCGACCACTGGGGGTCCGAGCCCATCAGCGTCGAGCGCTGGGAGGCGTTCCTGTCGCTGTCGACCGCGCGCGACGACCTCTCGGTGATCGCCGTCACGGGTGACGACGACGACGCGCAGGTGGCCGGGTTCGCGATGACGGAGATCCACCCGCAGAACTGGGAGGCGGCCGGCTACTCGTCCGCGTACGTCGCGCTCGTCGGAGTGCGCCGCGAGTTCCGCGGACGGCGGCTCGCGCAGGCGCTCCTCTCCGCCGCCCTCGCCGCGTTCCGCGCGGAGGGCCTCGATCGCGCGGTCCTGGACGTCGACTCCGACAGCCCGACCGGCGCGCTCGGCCTGTACGAGCACCTCGGCTTCACGCAGGCGAGCCGCTCGGCCGTGTACGAGCGCGAGGTCGGCATGACGCGTCCGCGGGGATCCGCCGCCCGATGACCGACGTCGACGGGGCGGAGCCCGCCGCCGTGCGCCTCCGTCTCGACGTCGCGTACGACGGCACGGGGTTCGCCGGCTGGGCGAAGCAGCCCGGGCTCCGCACCGTGCAGGGATCCCTCGAGGACGCGCTCGCGCAGCTGCTTGCCCGGACGCCGCCCGCGCCGACGCTCGTCGTCGCCGGACGCACCGATGCGGGCGTGCACGCGACCGGCCAGGTCGCGCACCTCGACCTCACGGAGGCGCAGATCGCGTCGCTCGACCGGCCGCCGCGAGGGCGCGCCGCCGAGGCGACCGCGGGGGAGGGGCAGCACGTCCCCACCGCCGCTCGCGCCGCCTCCGCCCTCGCACGCCGGCTGAACGGCGTGCTCGGCGCGCGGTCCGACGTCGTCGTGCTCGCGTGCGCCCCCGCGCCTGACGGCTTCGACGCGCGCTTCTCCGCCACCTGGCGCGCGTACCGCTACCGGGTCGCGGACGCCGACGGCCCCCGCGACCCGCTGCAGCGGCATCGCACGGTCGAGGTCCCGGTCGCGCTCGACGCCGCCGTGCTGCAGGAGGCGGCCGACGCGCTCCTCGGCCTCCACGACTTCGCCGCGTACTGCAAGCCGCGCGAGGGGGCATCGACCATCCGCACGCTGCAGGAGCTCACGTGGATCCGGGCGGCGGACGGCGCGCTCGAGGCGGTCGTCCGCGCGGACGCCTTCTGCCACAGCATGGTGCGCGCGCTCGTCGGCGCGTGCGTCGCGGCGGCGTCGGGGCGCGTCCCCGTCGCCCGGCTCCGCGAGCTGCTCGAGCTCCGCGAGCGCACGAGCGAGTTCACCGTGATGCCGGCGCGTGGCCTCGTGCTCGAGCGGGTGGGCTACCCGCGCGATGAGGAGCTCGCGGCGCGCAACGAGATCACCCGAGCCCGGCGGGCCGCGCACGAGGTGGACCCGATCGTCGAGGGCGCCGCGGCGGCCGCGCGCGACCTCGCCCGCATCCGCGACACGCCCGGGATTGCCTGATCGCCCCGGATCGCGTACTCTGAACCGGTTGTCTGCACGCCTGCGTGCGACGACGTACAAGGTTGAGCCCTCCACCGGATGCGTTCGCATCGAACGCCCACGGAGCGGGATCCACGACCATCTCACCTCGAAAAGAAGGCAGTCAGATCAATGACGCGCACCTATTCCCCCAAGGCCAGTGAGGTCCAGCACGACTGGGTCGTCATCGACGCCACGGACATCGTCCTCGGCCGTCTCGCCAGCCACGCCGCCGCGCTCCTGCGCGGCAAGCACAAGGCCACGTTCGCCCCCCACATGGACATGGGCGACTTCGTGATCATCGTCAACGCCGAGAAGGTGGCGCTCACGGGCCAGAAGCTCGAGAAGAAGCTGGCCTACCGCCACTCCGGCTACCCGGGCGGCCTCACGGCCACCACCTACGTCGAGATGCTCGAGAAGCACCCCACGCGCGCGGTCGAGAAGGCCATCCGCGGCATGCTGCCGAAGAACTCGCTGGGTGCGGCGCAGCTGAAGAAGCTCAAGGTCTACGCGGGCCCCGAGCACCCCCACGCTGCGCAGCAGCCCACCCCGTACACCCTCGGCCAGGTCGCTCAGTAGCTCCGGCTGCCGACAGCGACGACCAAAGACCTCAGAAGGAATCGAACCCAGTGGCTCAGATCTCAGACTCCCTCGACGTGGCTCCCGAGAGCTTCTCGACCGAGACCCCGAACGAGGAGGCCCCCAAGGCCCCCCGCGCGGTCCTCAACGTGTCCGGCGGCGCCGTCGGACGACGCAAGCAGGCCACCGCCCGCGTGCGCCTCGTCCCCGGCTCCGGCTCGATCACGGTCAACGGCCGTGAGTTCGCGGACTACTTCCCCAACAAGCTGCACCAGCAGCTCGTGAACGACCCGTTCAAGGTGCTCGACCTCCTCGGTAGCTACGACGTCGTCGCGCGCATCTCCGGCGGCGGCCCCTCCGGCCAGGCCGGCGCGCTGCGCCTCGGCATCGCCCGCGCCCTCAACGAGATCGACGAGGAGAACAACCGCGCCGTGCTGAAGAAGAACGGCTTCCTCAGCCGCGACGCTCGCGTCAAGGAGCGCAAGAAGGCCGGACTCAAGAAGGCCCGCAAGGCGCCCCAGTTCTCGAAGCGCTAAGGCGCTCGGGCACACCGGCAGCCATGCCCCGGCTCTTCGGCACGGACGGCGTCCGCGGACTCGCCAACGGCGAGACCATCACCGCGGACCTCGCCCTGCGCCTGGCCCAGGCCGCCGCGCATGTGCTCGGCCAGGACGCCCGGGATGCCGGACGACGACCTGTCGCGGTCGTCGCCCGGGATCCCCGGGTGTCCGGCGAGTTCATCGCGGCGGCCGTGGCCGCCGGCCTCGCGAGCTCCGGCGTCGACGTGTTCGACGCCGGGGTCATCCCGACGCCGGCCACGGCGTACCTCATCGCGGACTTCGACGCCGACTTCGGCGTGATGATCTCCGCATCGCACAACCCCGCTCCCGACAACGGGATCAAGTTCTTCGCCGCGGGCGGACGGAAGCTCGCCGACGAGCTCGAGGACCGCATCGAGGCGCAGCTGAGCCAGCCCGTCCTGCTCCCCACGGGAGCTGACGTCGGCCGCATCCGCCGCTTCGCCGACGCCGAGGACCGCTACGTCCTCCACCTGCTCGGCACGCTGCAGCACCGGCTCGACGGGATCCACGTGGTCCTCGACTGCGCGCACGGCGCCGCGGCGGGCATCAGCCCCGAGGTCTCCACCGACGCCGGCGCGCGCGTGACCGTCATCGGCAACGACCCCGACGGCATGAACATCAACGACCGGGTGGGATCCACGCACCTCGACCTCCTGGCCGAGGCCGTCCTCGGGCACGGCGCCGACGTGGGCATCGCCTACGACGGCGACGCCGACCGCTGCCTCGCCGTCGACCACACCGGCGCGATCATCGACGGCGACCAGATCATGGCGGTCCTCGCGCTCTCCATGGCCCGCCGCGGCCTGCTGGTGGAGCGCACCCTGGTCGCGACGGTCATGAGCAACCTCGGCCTCCGCATCGCGATGGCCGAGAACGACATCACGGTGCTGCAGACCCGGGTCGGCGACCGTTACGTGCTCGAGGCC
This window of the Clavibacter sepedonicus genome carries:
- the rpsM gene encoding 30S ribosomal protein S13, whose protein sequence is MARLAGVDLPRDKRVEIALTYIYGVGRTSSVKTLEDTGIDKNIRVKDLSDDQLIALRDYIEGNFKVEGDLRREVAADIRRKVEIGSYEGIRHRRGLPVHGQRTKTNARTRKGPKRTVAGKKKAR
- the rpsK gene encoding 30S ribosomal protein S11, encoding MAAPKSAVRKPRRKDKKNIAVGQAHIKSTFNNTIVSITDPTGAVISWASSGVVGYNGSRKSTPFAAQLAAESAARQAQEHGMKKVDVFVKGPGSGRETAIRSLQAAGLEVGSINDVTPQAHNGCRPPKRRRV
- a CDS encoding DNA-directed RNA polymerase subunit alpha, whose product is MLIAQRPTLTEESISEFRSRFVIEPLEPGFGYTLGNSLRRTLLSSIPGAAVTSIRIDGVLHEFSTVPGVKEDVTEIILNIKGLVVSSEHDEPITAYLRKQGAGQVTAADISAPAGVEIHNPELVIATLNEKAKFELELTIERGRGYVSATQNRSEFSEAGQIPVDSIYSPVLKVTYRVEATRAGERTDFDRLVVDVETKSAITPRDAIASAGRTLTELFGLARELNSAAEGIEIGPAPVDAVLSSELSMPIEDLDLSVRSYNCLKREGIHNVSELVALSETQLMNIRNFGQKSVDEVKDKLVELGLSLKDAVPGFDGAHYYSYDEDETTTN
- the rplQ gene encoding 50S ribosomal protein L17, whose protein sequence is MPKPTKGPRLGGGPAHERLMLANLAQSLFEHKSIKTTETKAKRLRPVAERLVTFAKRGDLHARRRVMGIIPSKSVVHELFTEIAPLVAERDGGYTRITKLGFRKGDNAPMVQIELVLEPVTPKVRSSRTSTATAPVAAAPVAEAPAEESDVPVEETDAVEHTDETPAETTDAAAAEVEADAAEKSDK
- a CDS encoding GNAT family N-acetyltransferase; its protein translation is MTDSSTTMPDDPSSSAPIPLPEGPDGITWRPMAHADVDALVELQGLLADADHPDHRPTRDEVVMSMGFSYVDLARDAIVAFDADGRLAAEGSAIVKPDDETVVRGHISGGVRPDLRRRGIGGRLLDWQIARATQALEVAQPADHIEGPVPTRIGVEFPDDSAGATALATSRGFTPSRYFIEMHRDLRAEFPDVPAPERLRLIPVSRDWWERTRLAKNDVFRDHWGSEPISVERWEAFLSLSTARDDLSVIAVTGDDDDAQVAGFAMTEIHPQNWEAAGYSSAYVALVGVRREFRGRRLAQALLSAALAAFRAEGLDRAVLDVDSDSPTGALGLYEHLGFTQASRSAVYEREVGMTRPRGSAAR
- the truA gene encoding tRNA pseudouridine(38-40) synthase TruA — translated: MTDVDGAEPAAVRLRLDVAYDGTGFAGWAKQPGLRTVQGSLEDALAQLLARTPPAPTLVVAGRTDAGVHATGQVAHLDLTEAQIASLDRPPRGRAAEATAGEGQHVPTAARAASALARRLNGVLGARSDVVVLACAPAPDGFDARFSATWRAYRYRVADADGPRDPLQRHRTVEVPVALDAAVLQEAADALLGLHDFAAYCKPREGASTIRTLQELTWIRAADGALEAVVRADAFCHSMVRALVGACVAAASGRVPVARLRELLELRERTSEFTVMPARGLVLERVGYPRDEELAARNEITRARRAAHEVDPIVEGAAAAARDLARIRDTPGIA
- the rplM gene encoding 50S ribosomal protein L13, producing the protein MTRTYSPKASEVQHDWVVIDATDIVLGRLASHAAALLRGKHKATFAPHMDMGDFVIIVNAEKVALTGQKLEKKLAYRHSGYPGGLTATTYVEMLEKHPTRAVEKAIRGMLPKNSLGAAQLKKLKVYAGPEHPHAAQQPTPYTLGQVAQ
- the rpsI gene encoding 30S ribosomal protein S9, which codes for MAQISDSLDVAPESFSTETPNEEAPKAPRAVLNVSGGAVGRRKQATARVRLVPGSGSITVNGREFADYFPNKLHQQLVNDPFKVLDLLGSYDVVARISGGGPSGQAGALRLGIARALNEIDEENNRAVLKKNGFLSRDARVKERKKAGLKKARKAPQFSKR
- the glmM gene encoding phosphoglucosamine mutase, with the protein product MPRLFGTDGVRGLANGETITADLALRLAQAAAHVLGQDARDAGRRPVAVVARDPRVSGEFIAAAVAAGLASSGVDVFDAGVIPTPATAYLIADFDADFGVMISASHNPAPDNGIKFFAAGGRKLADELEDRIEAQLSQPVLLPTGADVGRIRRFADAEDRYVLHLLGTLQHRLDGIHVVLDCAHGAAAGISPEVSTDAGARVTVIGNDPDGMNINDRVGSTHLDLLAEAVLGHGADVGIAYDGDADRCLAVDHTGAIIDGDQIMAVLALSMARRGLLVERTLVATVMSNLGLRIAMAENDITVLQTRVGDRYVLEAMNEGGYSLGGEQSGHLVIAEHATTGDGILTGIQLLGEMAATGRSLHELASVMTVYPQVMINVRGVDRERVSDDAELNAAVARAEAELGDTGRILMRASGTEPMIRVMVEAADQATAERHAQELAALVTERLAI